The following is a genomic window from Chitinophaga caseinilytica.
TCTGCGACACGTCCTGGTACTGGATATCGCCCTTCGACGAAGTATAATTGAACAGCACGCCGAAGTTGTACTTGTCTTTCCGGCCGCTCCCGAACCCGGCCTGGATGAGCGGGGTGTTGTAGTTGCCGTACCCGAGCTTCACGTAATTGTTCTGGAGCTGGAGCGACGAAGTATCTTTCCCCAGCGCCAGCGGCCGGATGGGCACGGGCTGGTACATGAAATAGAGGTTCAGCGCCGGTACCTGGTATCCGAGGCGCGGGCGGCTCGTGTCCACATTGGGCAGCGAGGCCGTCAGGTTCAGCTTGGCCGCGTTGGGCAGCTTGGGCTGGTATTTCGAGATGATGTCGATCGTTTCCTGCTTCAGCGTGTCTTTCTGTGCAACGGCGCTGAGCGGGAAGGCGAGTGCGAGTGCGATATATATGCGCTTCATGTGATTCCTCATTTAATTTTAGAGCCTGCTTTTTCTTCCGCTTCCGATTTCGCCAGCTTTTCCTTGGCTTCGGCCTTCAGTTCCGGGATGGGACAGTTTTCGGCGATGCTCTGGTAAGTGGCTTTGGCGTTGAAATAATCTTTCTGGCGATGGTATATGTCACCGAGGAGGAGGTAGGCTTTTGCTACCCAAACCTCGTAGGAGGAGGTGATCTTGATGACGTCGAACCCGGCTTTCTCCGCGGCTGCCAGGTCGTTTTTGTCGAAATGGCATTTGGCGATGTTATACCGCGCTTCGGCGCCCACTTCGGATTTGGTAAGCCCCGTCACGATCTTGTACTCGCTGATGGCTTCGTCGAACTGGCCGCGCTGCTGCATCGATTTGCCGAGGTAGAAATGGCCGATGATCTGATCGTCTGTCGAAATGTTCTGTGCGCTCAGCAGCTCTTCCGCCAGCGGTGCCACTTCTTCCCAGGCCCCCAGTTGGTAATTGCTGCGGAGCAATCCGCGGGTAGCGGCCAGGGTATTGTCTTTGGTGGTAGACAGGCTCTTCAGTTGCGCGTAGTATTGCTTCGCCTTGTTGTAATCCTTCACCTGGTAATAATTCAGGTAGGCAGATTGCAGGGCGGAGCGTTCGGCGAACGGACTGTTCCCGCGGCCCAACACAAACTCGTATGCGGGCAATGCGTTGGTGTAATCTTTCGCGTTGTAGAGGCATTCTGCTTTATAGAAGCTGGCCTGCAGGGCGAACTGGCCGTTCGGGTATTTCAGGAGGTAATTGCTGAAGGCGGAAACTGCGCCCGTGTAATCGCCGTTGCTGAAGCGGGTTTCGGCGGCAGCGTAGCTCAGGGAATCTTCCGCGGAGGCGCTGACCGATTTGCCGGCGGCTTTCAAGAGCGCGAGGTAATCATCCGTTTTCCCCTGGCCCACATAAATGGTGCGCAGGTTCTGCAAAGCGGCATTCGCTTCGCTGGAGGCGGGGAATTTCTCCACCACGTCCCGGAAATACTGCATGGCGGTTTTGTCCTGGTCGGTGTTGAAATAGGCAAGCCCCAGTTTCAGCAAGGCTTTCGGGGCATTGGGCCCGTCTGGGTGCTGCTGGAGGATGTTTTTGAGGTGGGGGATGGCGTCGGTGAAACGCTCGTCGCTCAGGTACGTATCCGCGATCTCCATTTCCGCATCGTTATTGAAGCTGGAGCCGGGATATTTGGATGAAAGCTGGCGAAGGGTGTTCAGTTTCTCCGCGTGTTTGCCCTGGATGCCGAGGATGATGCTCTTCTGGTAAGTGGCGTAATCCGCACCAGGCTGGTTCTGGCTGATGGCCTGTTCGTACAGCGCGGTGGCTTTGGGGAAGTCGCGCAGCATGTAGTGGCAGTCGGCCGCGCGGAGCAGCGCGTCGTTGGTGATGCGCCCTGCGTTGGGGCCGCTGGTCCGCTGCGCCGCTTCGAAATAGGGAAGGGCATTGGCGTATTGTTCCTTTTTCAGGAGGCTGTAACCCATGTTGTAGCTGGCGGTTTGCACGTTGGCCTCACCGGAAACGGGCGCGCCGCTGCTGCCGAGGTAAGCCTGGAGCGCGGGGATGGCCTTATCGGTCTGCCCCTGCCGGAGCGCGATTTCCGCTTTCCAGAACTGCGCCAGCCGCGTGATCTGCGGATCGTAATTATGCTGGAGCGAAATGCCGAGGAGACGGTCGGCTTCCGCGAGCTGGCCGTCGTTCACGAGTTGCGTGGCGCGGCCGTACGATACTTTCTGGTAAGCTTTCAGCACGGCCGGGCTTTTTTCCGGGAGTGCATCGAGCAGGGTGATGGCGTCTTTGTAATTATTGGTGTTGGCGAAGAGCTGCACGAGGATCTCGCGGGATTCGCGGGTGTATTCGCCGTTCGGGTATTTGTTGATGTAGTTGGTGAGCTCGGTGATGGCGGCGTCCTGGTATCCCAGCTCGAACGACAGCTTGCCGTAATTGAAGCGGGAGATTTCCTGCTGCTTGGGGTTGGAGCTGTTGCGCGCGCTGAATGCGAAAGCGTTGCGGGCGTTGGGCTTGTCGCCGGTCCGCAGGTAGCAATCGCCCAGCAGGTACATGGAGTTCTGGCCGAGGGAGTCTTTGGAGCTGCTCAGTTGTTTGAAGCCTTTGATGGCTTTTTCGAGATTGGCGGTTTGATAGTAGGCGTAGGAAAGCTGGTATACATCTTCTTTCCGTACTTCTTCCGCGTTCTCGTGATATTCTTCGAGGTAAGGGAGGGCTTTGGCGTATTCTTTCTTTTCAAAATAAGCATGTCCAACGAGCTGTTTCAATTCCGCGTCGTAATACATGTCGCCTTTGCGGATGAGCGGTTCGGCGTATTTGATGAGCTGGTCGCGCTTGCCCTGGAAATAATAGATTTCCGCGATGTAATACGGTACAACGGAGGCGTATTTCGGTTCCTGCTGCACGCGCTGGAAGCTGGTGAGGGCGTCTCCATACTGTTTGTTATAGTAGGAGATGAAGCCGTAATAGTAATTGGCGGGGATGTAGTACTTGCCCTGGATTTCCTTGATGGAAGCGAAGAGGGGCTGGGCTTTCGCGAAATCTTTCAGGTTGAAGTAGCAATAGGCCAGTTCGAATTTGGCGTCGGCTATTTCTTCGTTGGAAAGGTTATCGATGGAAGCTTTTTCGTAGTAGGGGATGGCTTCCTGGAGTTTGTTGCGGTGGAAATAATACCGCGCCAGCTGGAAGCTGATCATTTGTTCGCGGGGCGAGTTGTTGAAGCGGTCGATGAAATCGAGGGCTTTCTTTTCCGCGTCTTCGTTCTGCAGTTTCAGGGCGCACATGGCGTAATAGAAATGTGCGTCCGTATTCACCAGGGAGCGGTTGGTTTCGGAGAAATAGCCGATCCCGTCGATGGTTTTACGGAACAGCTGAAGAGAGAGGGCATATTTACCGTCCCGATAGAGTTGCTGCGCTTCCCGGAAAGTTTTATCCGGTTCCG
Proteins encoded in this region:
- a CDS encoding tetratricopeptide repeat protein; its protein translation is MKLFTRQNCAFPGLRVFLLAAGLTGAIPAGAQQTRIHTEPDKTFREAQQLYRDGKYALSLQLFRKTIDGIGYFSETNRSLVNTDAHFYYAMCALKLQNEDAEKKALDFIDRFNNSPREQMISFQLARYYFHRNKLQEAIPYYEKASIDNLSNEEIADAKFELAYCYFNLKDFAKAQPLFASIKEIQGKYYIPANYYYGFISYYNKQYGDALTSFQRVQQEPKYASVVPYYIAEIYYFQGKRDQLIKYAEPLIRKGDMYYDAELKQLVGHAYFEKKEYAKALPYLEEYHENAEEVRKEDVYQLSYAYYQTANLEKAIKGFKQLSSSKDSLGQNSMYLLGDCYLRTGDKPNARNAFAFSARNSSNPKQQEISRFNYGKLSFELGYQDAAITELTNYINKYPNGEYTRESREILVQLFANTNNYKDAITLLDALPEKSPAVLKAYQKVSYGRATQLVNDGQLAEADRLLGISLQHNYDPQITRLAQFWKAEIALRQGQTDKAIPALQAYLGSSGAPVSGEANVQTASYNMGYSLLKKEQYANALPYFEAAQRTSGPNAGRITNDALLRAADCHYMLRDFPKATALYEQAISQNQPGADYATYQKSIILGIQGKHAEKLNTLRQLSSKYPGSSFNNDAEMEIADTYLSDERFTDAIPHLKNILQQHPDGPNAPKALLKLGLAYFNTDQDKTAMQYFRDVVEKFPASSEANAALQNLRTIYVGQGKTDDYLALLKAAGKSVSASAEDSLSYAAAETRFSNGDYTGAVSAFSNYLLKYPNGQFALQASFYKAECLYNAKDYTNALPAYEFVLGRGNSPFAERSALQSAYLNYYQVKDYNKAKQYYAQLKSLSTTKDNTLAATRGLLRSNYQLGAWEEVAPLAEELLSAQNISTDDQIIGHFYLGKSMQQRGQFDEAISEYKIVTGLTKSEVGAEARYNIAKCHFDKNDLAAAEKAGFDVIKITSSYEVWVAKAYLLLGDIYHRQKDYFNAKATYQSIAENCPIPELKAEAKEKLAKSEAEEKAGSKIK